Proteins from one Nicotiana tabacum cultivar K326 chromosome 23, ASM71507v2, whole genome shotgun sequence genomic window:
- the LOC107788462 gene encoding phosphatidylinositol 3-kinase, root isoform isoform X2 — translation MKKQLKTGKHKLRLWPGKEADGSINTTTPGKVPKEERGELERLEKLVNKYERGQIQRVDWLDRLAFKAMEKIKESENSQNGSSHLYLVIDFCSFEHRVVFQESGANFLLPSPIASTNELVTVYDPEVGKINPSEHKQLKLARSLNRGIIDRDLKPSSTERKSIQRILKYPPTINLSGDERQLLWKFRFSLMSEKRALTKFLRCVEWSDVQEAKQALELMHKWESIDLCDALELLSPVFESEEVRAYAVSVLERADDEELQCYLLQLVQALRFERSDKSRLSHFLVQRSLRNVELASFLRWFVAVELHDPAYAKRFYCTYEILEESMLKLGAGASGDEDGFKLWQSLVRQTELTAQLCSIMRDVRNVRGGTQKKIEKLRHLLSGLLSELTYFDEPIRSPLAPDLLITGIIPSESSIFKSALHPLRLAFRTANGGCCKIIFKKGDDLRQDQLVVQMVSLMDRLLKLENLDLHLTPYRVLATGHDEGMLEFIPSKPLAQIISEHRSIVSYLQKFHPDENGPFGITSTCLETFIKSCAGYSVITYILGIGDRHLDNLLLRDDGRLFHVDFGFILGRDPKPFPPPMKLCKEMVEAMGGAESQYYTRFKSYCCEAYNILRKSSNLILNLFHLMAGSNIPDIASDPEKGILKLQEKFRLDLDDEECIHFFQDLINESVSALFPQMVETIHRWAQYWR, via the exons ATGAAAAAGCAGCTAAAGACAGGGAAACATAAGCTTAGGCTTTGGCCAGGCAAAGAGGCAGATGGATCTATTAATACAACTACACCTGGAAAG GTCCCCAAGGAAGAACGTGGGGAGTTGGAGCGTTTGGAAAAACTGGTTAACAAGTACGAGAGGGGGCAGATTCAACGAGTTGATTGGCTTGACCGCCTTGCATTTAAAGCTATGGAGAAAATTAAGGAGTCTGAAAATAGTCAAAATGGAAGTTCTCATTTATATCTGGTTATTGATTTTTGCAGTTTTGAACACCGAGTTGTCTTCCAG GAATCAGGAGCAAACTTCTTATTACCATCTCCTATTGCTTCAACGAATGAACTGGTTACTGTCTACGATCCAGAAGTGGGAAAAATAAATCCCTCTGAGCACAAACAACTAAAGCTTGCTAGGAGCTTAAATCGTGGCATCATTGACCGAGATCTTAAACCAAGTTCTACAGAACGAAA GTCAATACAAAGAATTTTGAAGTACCCTCCAACGATAAATTTGAGTGGAGACGAGAGGCAGCTGCTTTGGAAATTCCGTTTCTCGTTGATGTCCGAGAAACGGGCTCTGACTAAGTTTCTTCGATGTGTTGAATGGAGTGATGTCCAG GAAGCAAAGCAAGCCTTAGAACTGATGCACAAGTGGGAATCAATTGACTTATGTGATGCATTGGAGCTTCTATCTCCCGTCTTTGAGAGTGAAGAG GTCCGTGCCTATGCCGTTAGCGTTCTTGAAAGAGCTGATGATGAAGAGCTTCAGTGCTACCTCCTTCAGTTGGTTCAAGCTCTTCGTTTTGAGCGTTCAGACAAATCTCGCCTTTCTCATTTCCTTGTGCAACGCT CATTAAGGAATGTTGAGTTGGCAAGCTTTCTCCGGTGGTTTGTAGCAGTGGAACTTCATGATCCTGCATATGCAAAACGCTTTTATTGTACCTATGAGATTCTGGAAGAAAGCATGTTGAAG TTAGGGGCTGGTGCAAGTGGAGATGAAGATGGCTTTAAGTTGTGGCAAAGCTTAGTGCGCCAGACTGAATTGACTGCTCAGTTATGCTCTATAATGAGAGATGTAAGAAATGTCCGTGGTGGCACACAAAAGAAGATTGAAAAGCTTAGACATCTTCTGTCTGGCCTCCTCAGCGAGCTCACTTACTTTGATGAG CCGATTCGATCTCCTCTTGCCCCTGATCTATTGATCACAGGGATCATCCCATCAGAGTCTTCAATATTTAAAAGTGCATTGCATCCATTACGGTTGGCATTTCGAACAGCAAATGGTGGATGTTGCAAGATCATATTTAAGAAAGGAGATGATCTTCGACAAGATCAGCTG GTTGTCCAAATGGTATCACTTATGGATCGATTGCTCAAATTGGAGAATCTTGATTTGCATTTGACTCCATACAGAGTATTGGCAACTGGACACGATGAGGGCATGCTGGAATTTATCCCGTCTAAGCCTTTGGCACAG ATTATTTCAGAGCATCGAAGCATTGTAAGCTACCTGCAGAAGTTTCATCCTGATGAAAATGGACCATTTGGTATTACATCTACATGTCTTGAGACGTTTATAAAAAGCTGTGCTGGATACTCCGTCATCACGTACATATTGGGCATTGGGGACAG GCATCTTGACAATCTTCTGCTAAGAGATGATGGGCGCCTTTTCCATGTTGATTTTGGTTTCATTTTAGGTCGAGATCCTAAGCCCTTTCCACCGCCGATGAAGCTTTGCAAAGAAATGGTTGAAGCTATGGGTGGAGCAGAAAG TCAGTACTACACCAGGTTCAAATCCTATTGTTGTGAAGCATACAACATTCTACGAAAATCAAGCAACCTCATATTAAATTTGTTTCATTTGATGGCCGGTTCCAATATTCCTGACATAGCTTCTGATCCTGAGAAGGGCATTCTTAAG CTTCAAGAGAAGTTTCGGTTAGACTTGGACGATGAGGAGTGCATTCACTTCTTTCAGGATCTTATTAATGAAAGTGTCAGTGCATTATTTCCACAAATGGTTGAGACAATTCACCGTTGGGCCCAGTACTGGCGTTGA